The Dasypus novemcinctus isolate mDasNov1 chromosome 13, mDasNov1.1.hap2, whole genome shotgun sequence genome segment aagtTAAATATAGGtttcataattttataaatattcacaGCTAAGTTATACACGAATGTTTTATAGAATGAAAACTGATTTTcccaaaaatataaattttcactCCCAAGATTCTTGATTTTCTCCATCAAGGGGATGAGATGTCCTAACACTTTAGTTTCAGAATCTCCATTCCTCCCCTAAAAGCCTCCCCTCCATCATCTATCAAATCATTAATGAATATAAACTCACAGTAGAAGCACTAGAGAGCTTTTGTTCACTGTTTTTAAAGTCCTGGTAAAATACAAGTTGTAATATTGCACTCTGATTTTTTTATACATTTGGATTTGGGTGGGGTGTTTTGGGGGGAAGGTAACCTATAATTGTTCAGAAGGTTTTTAAAACTCAGTGCACATGTAGGTTTCAGATACAGAAAGGGGTGTATACAACTTAGTAATATAATTGTAAAGGCGTTCCACCATGTCAGTAGAATTCCCCCGCCTCATTTCAGAGGAGGTGCCCTTTCCCATCTCTAGACAACACCAAAAAATGGCCCCCGGCCACACACAAAACCCAAGGGAAAGACATACTCAGGGACCTGATCTTGAGCAAGTAACTTTCTTCATCAGTAAGGAAGGGAGTTGGACTAGAGACTCCCCACATTCCCTCTATGGCCTGAGAATGGGGGAATTCTAGATCACCTGATCATCCGCCTATACCTCCATAAGGAGCTGGGACAGACAGACCCAGGCACACCCTGGCCAGACACATGCACAGTGAGCCCATGCAGTCCCACCCCCGACCGCCCTGCCCCATGCTGCAGGCCCCCACCAAGAAGGTCCAATGCCCCCAGGGACAGCCAGCTTACCGGAAATACAAAACAACCCCATACCACCCAgaaggaaaggccaggactcTCCTTCCCCTGGCAGGGGCGTCTCCTGTGGCTGCTGACATCACAAAGGTGTCAACTGGCAACCTCATTGTCATGTGGCTCTCCCCTGGCTCCCCTTCCCGCACAACTCAGGGAAAGGGTGAGTCCTTTCAAAGCTGCCAAGTGGGCAAGCTTCCAGCTGCAGTCTGGGAGTGAGCAATCGGCAGAGCCACCAAGCCGGGTGGCGGGGCGTCGGGCCTCGCGTTTCAACTTCTCTTCAGCTCTCCTGTAACGGAAAATTGCTTTGCACAAAGCTAGAGTGTTACAGTTCTTTCcagctcccctcccccgccctgcccctAGCCAGCCTTCTGACCAGAGGGACAGCGCCCGCAGGAAGGTGAAAGGCGGGGAATCGCTGCTTCTTACTATGTCCCTTGCTTCGGGCCCTGGGCCTGGTTGGTTACTCTTTTCCTTCGGAATGGGGCTGGTATCAGGGTCAAAGTGTCCAAATAACTGTCAGTGTCAAGATGAAGAAGTGATCTGCACAGGGATGCAGTTAACTGCATACCCCCCTGACATACCCCTGAGCACTCGGAGGCTGTATCTCAACAACAACAGAATCACTTACTTGCCAGCCATGAATCTAGGTCTCCTCAGTGACCTTGTTTACTTGGACTGTCGGAACAACCTGATTCGTGAGGTGATGGATTATACCTTCATCGGGGTCTTCAAGCTCATCTACCTTGATCTCAGCTTCAACAACCTCACCTTGATCTCCCCATACAGTTTCTCCGTGCTCAGCAACCTGGTGCACCTGAACATCTCCAACAACCCTCACCTGTCATCTCTTAACAAGTTTACCTTTGCCAACACCAGCTCTCTAAGATATTTGGACCTCAGAAATACCGGCTTGCAGATCTT includes the following:
- the LRRC52 gene encoding leucine-rich repeat-containing protein 52, producing MSLASGPGPGWLLFSFGMGLVSGSKCPNNCQCQDEEVICTGMQLTAYPPDIPLSTRRLYLNNNRITYLPAMNLGLLSDLVYLDCRNNLIREVMDYTFIGVFKLIYLDLSFNNLTLISPYSFSVLSNLVHLNISNNPHLSSLNKFTFANTSSLRYLDLRNTGLQILDQGAFHHLVTLRTLYLSENPWKCNCSFLDFTIYLIVSHLDHPDEQNATCIEPPELAGWPITRVGNPLRYMCITHLDRQDYIFLLLIGFCIFAAGTVAAWLTGVCAVLYQNIHRKSGEEEAEEEAGKGLEDSRQIFYDKNKPGQDGFPQLI